One window of the Klebsiella sp. WP3-W18-ESBL-02 genome contains the following:
- a CDS encoding Tn3-like element Tn5403 family transposase, with protein sequence MSRRHIFTERQRAALFDLPTDELSLLKFYTLGDDDLENIRQRRRPENRIGFALQLCALRYPGRALAPGEMIPREVLSFVGAQLGVPADALLTYATRRQTRQQHMDTLREIYGYKTFTGRGARDLREWTFGQAEDARSNEDLAHRFIVRCRETSTILPAVSTIERLCADALVAAERRIETRIAENLTADVRDHLDKLLSEMLAGNISRFIWLRNFEVGNNSAAANRLLDRLEFLRTLNINHSALASIPAHRIARLRRQGERYFTDGLRDITSDRRWAILAVCVVEWEAAIADAIVETHDRIVGKTWREAKRQHDETISGSKATLTDTIRTFTALGASLLEARSDGTPLEMAVASSVAWDRLAQLVATGTQLSNTLADEPLAYVGQGYHRFRRYAPRMLRCLKLEAAPVAGPLVAAALSIGEMKGVASPERRFLRPSSKWNRHLRAQEKGDTRLWEVAVLFHLRDAFRSGDVWLAHSRRYGDLKQVLVPMIAAQENAKLAVPSNPQDWLADRKARLTIALKRLARAARNGTIPHGSIEDGTLRIDRLTADVPDGAEALILDLYRRMPSVRITDMLLEVDAALGFTDAFTHLRTGAPCRDRIGLLNVLLAEGLNLGLRKMAEATNTHDYWQLSRLARWHVESEAMNQALAIVVAAQGKLPMSRVWGMGTSASSDGQFFPTARHGEAMNMVNAKYGSVPGLKAYTHVSDQFAPFACQSIPATVSEAPYILDGLLMNEVGRHVREQYADTAGFTDHLFGASSLLGYNLVLRIRDLPSKRLYVFNPDTTPRELRKLVGGKAREDLIVANWPDIFRCAATMTAGKIRPSQLLRKLASYPRQNNLAVALREVGRIERTLFIIEWILDTDMQRRAQIGLNKGEAHHALKNALRIGRQGEIRDRTTEGQHYRIAGLNLLTAVIIYWNTVHLGHAVTERRNEGLDVPPEFLPHISPLGWAHILLTGEYLWPKEPKA encoded by the coding sequence ATGTCACGACGCCATATTTTCACCGAACGGCAGCGAGCAGCGCTGTTCGATCTGCCCACGGACGAACTGTCGCTACTGAAGTTCTACACGCTGGGCGATGATGACCTGGAAAACATTAGGCAGCGCCGCAGACCGGAAAACAGGATTGGCTTTGCCCTGCAACTTTGTGCCTTACGATATCCGGGCCGTGCACTGGCTCCTGGTGAGATGATCCCGCGTGAAGTCCTTTCCTTCGTCGGTGCTCAGCTTGGAGTTCCGGCTGATGCGCTTCTCACTTATGCCACACGGCGCCAAACCCGTCAGCAGCACATGGACACGCTGCGCGAAATTTACGGCTACAAGACCTTCACGGGCCGTGGTGCCCGTGATCTGCGTGAGTGGACTTTCGGCCAGGCCGAAGATGCCAGATCAAACGAGGATCTTGCTCATCGTTTTATTGTGCGGTGTCGGGAAACTTCCACCATTCTGCCCGCAGTATCGACAATCGAGCGCTTGTGCGCGGATGCTCTGGTCGCCGCTGAGCGGCGGATTGAAACGCGGATTGCGGAAAATTTAACAGCGGATGTTCGCGATCACCTGGACAAACTTCTGAGTGAAATGCTCGCCGGCAATATCAGTCGTTTCATCTGGCTTCGCAACTTCGAGGTTGGTAACAACTCGGCTGCTGCTAACCGTTTGCTCGACAGGCTCGAATTTCTGCGTACCCTGAATATCAATCATAGTGCTTTGGCCAGCATACCTGCCCATCGCATTGCCCGGCTGCGTCGGCAGGGTGAACGCTACTTCACCGACGGTTTGCGTGACATCACTTCGGACCGCCGCTGGGCGATCCTTGCCGTCTGTGTTGTGGAGTGGGAAGCGGCGATTGCTGATGCCATAGTCGAAACCCATGACAGGATCGTAGGAAAAACCTGGCGGGAAGCGAAGCGCCAGCATGACGAAACAATTTCCGGCTCTAAAGCCACACTCACGGATACGATCCGTACCTTCACCGCGCTGGGAGCTTCGTTGCTTGAGGCCCGCAGTGACGGAACCCCGCTGGAGATGGCTGTCGCCAGTTCGGTTGCATGGGACCGGCTCGCTCAACTGGTAGCGACAGGGACTCAACTCAGCAACACGCTAGCCGATGAGCCTCTTGCATATGTCGGGCAGGGATACCATCGCTTTCGTCGTTATGCGCCCCGCATGTTGCGCTGTCTGAAGCTCGAAGCCGCGCCGGTCGCCGGACCATTGGTAGCAGCAGCTTTGTCGATCGGAGAGATGAAAGGTGTTGCATCGCCAGAAAGGCGTTTCCTGCGGCCCAGCTCCAAATGGAACCGTCATTTACGAGCTCAGGAAAAAGGAGATACCCGTCTTTGGGAAGTGGCGGTACTCTTTCACCTCCGGGATGCTTTTCGTTCCGGAGATGTCTGGCTCGCTCATTCGCGCCGCTATGGTGACCTCAAGCAGGTACTGGTGCCGATGATCGCGGCGCAGGAAAATGCAAAACTGGCCGTGCCTTCCAACCCACAGGATTGGCTGGCAGACAGAAAGGCGCGACTCACGATCGCTCTTAAGCGGCTGGCCCGGGCTGCCCGTAACGGCACTATTCCGCACGGTAGCATAGAAGATGGAACGTTGCGGATCGACAGGTTGACAGCAGACGTGCCGGATGGTGCCGAGGCACTCATACTGGATCTGTATCGCCGAATGCCGTCCGTTCGGATTACCGACATGCTGCTTGAAGTTGATGCAGCCCTTGGTTTCACAGATGCGTTTACCCATCTGAGAACCGGGGCTCCATGTCGCGACCGGATCGGTCTGCTCAACGTCCTGCTCGCTGAAGGGCTCAATCTGGGCCTGCGTAAGATGGCGGAAGCTACAAACACGCATGATTACTGGCAGCTCTCACGCCTTGCCCGCTGGCATGTTGAAAGCGAAGCCATGAACCAGGCATTGGCAATTGTGGTGGCCGCGCAGGGTAAACTGCCGATGTCACGCGTCTGGGGGATGGGCACGTCAGCATCGAGCGATGGTCAGTTTTTCCCGACAGCGCGGCATGGCGAAGCCATGAACATGGTCAATGCCAAATATGGTTCTGTTCCCGGCCTCAAAGCGTATACTCACGTAAGCGACCAGTTCGCGCCATTCGCTTGTCAGTCGATCCCGGCGACCGTGAGCGAGGCACCGTATATTCTCGATGGACTACTGATGAACGAGGTCGGTCGCCATGTTCGCGAACAGTATGCCGATACAGCAGGATTCACCGACCATTTGTTCGGAGCCAGTAGCCTGCTCGGCTACAATCTCGTTCTGCGAATCAGGGATCTGCCATCGAAGCGGTTGTACGTATTTAATCCCGATACGACCCCCAGGGAGTTACGCAAGTTGGTAGGTGGAAAAGCCCGGGAGGATCTTATCGTTGCGAACTGGCCTGATATTTTCCGTTGTGCCGCGACGATGACCGCTGGCAAAATCAGGCCCAGCCAACTCCTGCGCAAGCTCGCTTCTTACCCACGACAAAACAACCTTGCAGTTGCGCTTCGTGAAGTTGGTCGTATTGAACGGACCCTTTTCATTATTGAGTGGATCCTGGATACGGACATGCAGCGGCGTGCTCAGATCGGTCTTAACAAGGGAGAGGCCCACCATGCGCTCAAAAATGCGCTCCGTATCGGGAGGCAGGGGGAAATTCGCGATCGCACGACAGAGGGGCAGCACTACCGAATCGCTGGGCTCAATTTATTGACTGCGGTGATCATTTACTGGAATACCGTCCATCTTGGTCATGCCGTCACGGAGCGGCGGAACGAAGGGTTGGATGTTCCCCCTGAATTTCTTCCCCACATATCCCCATTGGGCTGGGCGCACATTCTACTGACTGGCGAATATCTTTGGCCCAAGGAACCGAAAGCTTAG
- a CDS encoding recombinase family protein — protein sequence MGHRAAIYCRVSTADQSCERQEFDLRAFAGRAGYDVVGIFKETGSGTKLDRAERKKVLALAQSRQIDAILVTELSRWGRSTLDLLNTLRELENWKVSVIAMNGMAFDLSSPYGRMLATFLSGIAEFERDLISERVKSGLAVAKARGKRLGRQAGVRPKSDRLLPKVVAMRAEGRSYRWIARELGISKNTVADIVQRHRANA from the coding sequence TTGGGACATCGTGCCGCCATTTACTGCCGGGTTTCAACAGCGGATCAGTCTTGTGAACGCCAGGAATTTGATCTGCGAGCCTTCGCCGGCCGTGCCGGCTACGACGTGGTGGGAATATTTAAGGAAACAGGTTCAGGAACTAAACTCGACCGGGCCGAGCGAAAGAAAGTCCTGGCGCTTGCCCAGTCCAGACAAATTGATGCAATCCTGGTCACTGAGCTTTCCCGGTGGGGGCGCTCGACGCTCGATCTGCTCAATACGCTACGTGAACTGGAGAACTGGAAGGTTTCCGTGATAGCCATGAATGGAATGGCGTTCGATCTTTCGTCGCCGTATGGACGAATGCTGGCGACGTTTCTTTCCGGCATTGCGGAGTTTGAGCGGGATCTCATCAGCGAGCGGGTCAAGTCAGGCCTTGCTGTTGCGAAGGCACGTGGTAAGAGGCTTGGTCGTCAGGCCGGAGTGCGACCAAAATCAGACCGACTTTTGCCTAAGGTGGTTGCGATGAGGGCCGAGGGACGCAGCTATCGCTGGATCGCACGCGAGCTCGGTATCAGCAAGAATACCGTCGCTGACATCGTGCAACGACACAGAGCTAACGCTTAG
- a CDS encoding NAD-dependent malic enzyme codes for MLPGKKNRSLYIPYAGPVLLEFPLLNKGSAFSMEERSNFNLLGLLPEVVESIEEQAERAWIQYQGFKTEIDKHIYLRNIQDTNETLFYRLVENHLDEMMPVIYTPTVGAACERFSEIYRRSRGVFISYQNRHNMDDILQNVPNHNIKVIVVTDGERILGLGDQGIGGMGIPIGKLSLYTACGGISPAYTLPVVLDVGTNNQQLLNDPLYMGCRNPRISDDEYYQFVDDFIQAVKQRWPNVLLQFEDFAQKNAMPLLNRYRDEICCFNDDIQGTAAVTVGTLIAASRAAGSQLNEQKIVFLGAGSAGCGIAEQIISQMQREGLSEEQARSRVFMVDRFGLLTDQMPNLLAFQSKLVQKQEKIQDWQYDNEQISLLDVVRNVKPNILIGVSGQTGLFTEEIIREMHKHCPRPIVMPLSNPTSRVEATPQDIISWTDGQALVATGSPFAPVTWKDTVYPIAQCNNSYIFPGIGLGVIASGASRITDEMLMSASETLAKHSPLATQGEGLVLPELKDIHKVSRAIAFAVGKMAQQQGVATNTSADALQEAIDENFWLPEYRSYRRTSI; via the coding sequence ATGTTACCAGGTAAGAAAAATCGTTCCCTGTATATCCCCTATGCAGGTCCGGTTCTGTTGGAATTTCCGCTGCTCAATAAAGGCAGCGCGTTCAGTATGGAAGAACGCAGCAATTTTAACCTGTTAGGGCTACTGCCTGAAGTGGTTGAAAGTATTGAGGAGCAGGCCGAGCGTGCCTGGATCCAATATCAGGGTTTCAAAACTGAAATCGACAAGCATATCTACCTGCGCAACATTCAGGACACCAACGAAACGCTCTTTTATCGTCTGGTCGAAAATCATCTCGACGAGATGATGCCCGTCATCTACACCCCTACCGTAGGCGCGGCCTGTGAACGTTTCTCTGAGATCTATCGTCGCTCCCGCGGCGTGTTCATCTCCTACCAGAACCGTCACAACATGGACGATATTCTGCAAAACGTCCCCAACCACAACATTAAAGTGATCGTGGTGACCGACGGTGAACGCATCCTTGGCCTGGGTGACCAGGGGATTGGCGGCATGGGGATTCCAATCGGCAAACTGTCCCTGTACACCGCCTGCGGCGGTATCAGCCCGGCATACACCCTGCCTGTCGTGCTGGATGTGGGGACCAACAACCAGCAGTTGCTGAATGACCCGCTGTATATGGGCTGCCGTAACCCGCGCATCAGCGACGATGAATACTATCAGTTCGTTGACGACTTTATTCAGGCCGTTAAACAACGCTGGCCAAACGTGCTGCTGCAGTTTGAAGATTTTGCGCAAAAAAATGCGATGCCGCTACTCAACCGCTATCGCGATGAGATCTGCTGCTTTAATGATGATATTCAGGGCACTGCGGCAGTCACCGTAGGTACGCTGATTGCTGCAAGCCGCGCCGCCGGTAGCCAGCTTAACGAACAAAAAATTGTCTTCCTCGGTGCCGGTTCCGCCGGTTGCGGCATTGCAGAGCAGATTATTTCGCAGATGCAGCGCGAAGGGTTGAGCGAAGAACAGGCGCGTAGCCGCGTCTTTATGGTTGACCGTTTTGGTCTGTTGACGGACCAGATGCCAAACCTGCTGGCGTTCCAGAGTAAGCTGGTACAAAAACAGGAAAAAATTCAGGACTGGCAGTACGACAATGAGCAGATCTCGTTGCTTGACGTCGTGCGCAACGTGAAGCCGAATATTCTGATCGGCGTGTCTGGCCAGACCGGGCTGTTTACGGAAGAAATTATCCGTGAAATGCACAAACACTGCCCGCGCCCGATCGTGATGCCGCTGTCTAACCCAACCTCACGCGTTGAAGCCACGCCGCAGGATATCATCAGCTGGACCGATGGTCAGGCGCTGGTTGCCACCGGTAGCCCGTTTGCGCCGGTAACCTGGAAAGATACCGTATACCCTATTGCGCAGTGCAATAACTCCTATATTTTCCCGGGCATAGGTTTAGGCGTGATCGCCTCTGGCGCCTCACGCATTACCGACGAGATGCTGATGTCGGCAAGCGAAACGCTGGCCAAGCACTCGCCGCTTGCCACCCAGGGCGAAGGACTGGTGCTGCCCGAGCTGAAGGACATTCATAAGGTGTCTCGCGCAATTGCATTTGCGGTCGGTAAAATGGCTCAGCAACAGGGCGTGGCGACCAACACGTCCGCCGATGCGCTGCAGGAAGCGATCGATGAGAACTTCTGGCTGCCGGAGTATCGCAGCTATCGTCGTACCTCAATTTAA
- a CDS encoding SgcJ/EcaC family oxidoreductase: MKKITYALGSLLLISGSALASTAPASDCVKVDKAQIEGLFDRWNDSLKTGDAKKVAEGYLSDAVLLPTVSNQVRLTDAERVDYFEHFLAKKPVGKIDTRTIRLGCNKAIDTGTYTFTFADKTQVSARYTFTYAWDGSDWKISSHHSSAMPEG, from the coding sequence ATGAAGAAGATAACTTATGCCCTTGGTTCACTGCTTCTTATATCTGGGTCCGCATTGGCTTCAACCGCGCCCGCATCTGATTGTGTGAAAGTCGACAAAGCACAGATTGAAGGATTATTTGACCGCTGGAATGACTCCCTGAAAACCGGGGATGCTAAAAAGGTGGCCGAAGGCTATCTTAGCGATGCCGTTTTATTACCTACCGTATCGAATCAGGTTCGCCTGACGGATGCCGAGCGAGTGGATTACTTTGAGCATTTCCTGGCAAAGAAACCCGTCGGCAAGATTGATACCCGTACTATTCGCCTGGGCTGCAATAAAGCCATTGATACGGGAACATATACCTTTACTTTTGCCGACAAAACGCAGGTTTCAGCCCGTTACACGTTTACCTACGCATGGGATGGTAGTGACTGGAAAATCTCCAGCCACCATTCATCAGCAATGCCGGAAGGCTAG
- a CDS encoding class I SAM-dependent methyltransferase: MSNHHEALVKAQFGGQAAAYLQSNVHAQGADLRRLAEWLANAGDANLLDVGCGAGHASFTAAPLVAQVTAYDLSDGMLAVVAEEAETRGLHNIVCAQGPAEALPFADRHFDIVISRYSAHHWHDMQAALMEIRRVLKPGGRFIMMDIASPGKAILDIWLQTIEMLRDPSHIRNYSQGEWLAMVNSRGLMVEKLVGDTLRLEFSSWVARMKTPDNIVEAIRYLQSRVSQEVHAHFAIEDDGSFTTDTIMFEAR, translated from the coding sequence ATGAGCAATCATCATGAAGCATTAGTTAAAGCACAGTTTGGCGGTCAGGCTGCTGCCTATTTGCAAAGCAACGTCCATGCGCAGGGCGCGGATTTACGCCGCCTGGCAGAATGGTTAGCCAATGCCGGCGACGCCAATCTGCTGGATGTAGGCTGTGGCGCCGGGCACGCGAGCTTCACCGCCGCCCCTTTGGTTGCGCAGGTGACCGCCTACGATCTGTCTGACGGCATGCTGGCAGTCGTCGCCGAGGAAGCGGAAACGCGCGGCTTGCACAATATCGTCTGTGCCCAAGGGCCTGCTGAAGCCCTGCCGTTTGCCGATCGGCATTTTGATATCGTCATCAGCCGCTATTCCGCCCACCACTGGCACGATATGCAGGCGGCATTGATGGAAATTCGCCGCGTTCTGAAGCCTGGCGGCCGTTTTATCATGATGGATATCGCATCACCGGGAAAAGCGATTCTCGACATCTGGCTGCAGACGATTGAAATGCTGCGCGATCCTTCGCACATTCGTAACTATTCGCAGGGAGAATGGCTGGCCATGGTCAATAGTCGGGGCCTGATGGTCGAAAAACTGGTGGGCGATACGCTGCGCCTGGAGTTTTCGTCCTGGGTGGCGCGAATGAAAACGCCCGACAATATTGTGGAAGCAATACGCTATCTGCAAAGCCGGGTTTCTCAGGAGGTGCACGCGCATTTTGCCATTGAGGATGACGGCAGCTTCACTACCGATACCATTATGTTTGAGGCGCGATAA
- a CDS encoding helix-turn-helix transcriptional regulator produces MDKSGLTGPQALGAFLRVKRENTSPERLGIPILSRRRTQGLRREEVAQMSGISTTWYTWLEQGRDVTVSAQTLSGIANALQLNSAEREYLFLLAHKSDPLSEQVPAVEQTILSTVHQVAAPCYLLDLTWQVLSWNSGAQALFSGWLDTDPAPNMMMFMFHNLLARTLVDNWEARARRIVAELRADAIHYPNDSALNAFVQQMTDNSRDFREFWAQQQVIVREGGERIFHHAGQGDVTYRQLSWQLSSNRALKMIMLVPECLNK; encoded by the coding sequence ATGGACAAAAGCGGGCTGACAGGGCCACAAGCATTGGGCGCTTTCTTGCGCGTTAAGCGCGAGAATACGTCCCCGGAACGATTAGGTATTCCCATCCTTTCTCGTCGAAGGACCCAAGGGTTACGTCGTGAAGAGGTGGCGCAAATGAGCGGCATCAGCACCACCTGGTATACCTGGCTAGAGCAAGGGCGCGACGTGACCGTTTCGGCACAGACGCTTTCAGGCATTGCGAACGCCCTTCAGCTCAATTCCGCAGAGCGTGAATATCTTTTCCTGCTCGCGCACAAAAGCGATCCGCTAAGTGAACAGGTACCGGCGGTAGAGCAAACCATCTTATCAACCGTTCATCAGGTTGCTGCGCCGTGTTACTTATTAGATCTCACCTGGCAGGTATTGTCCTGGAATAGCGGGGCGCAGGCGCTGTTTAGCGGCTGGCTGGATACCGATCCCGCGCCTAATATGATGATGTTTATGTTTCATAACCTGCTGGCGCGTACCCTGGTGGATAACTGGGAGGCACGCGCACGGCGAATCGTCGCCGAACTGCGCGCCGACGCTATTCATTATCCTAACGACAGCGCCCTGAACGCGTTTGTACAACAGATGACCGACAACAGCCGCGATTTTCGCGAATTCTGGGCGCAACAGCAGGTTATTGTGCGAGAAGGGGGAGAACGGATATTTCACCACGCCGGACAGGGCGATGTGACTTATCGCCAACTGAGCTGGCAGTTGTCCAGTAATCGGGCGCTAAAAATGATCATGTTGGTTCCTGAATGCCTCAATAAGTGA